A stretch of DNA from Gammaproteobacteria bacterium:
TTTCTGGTGTCATCGCTGGCAGTTCCTCTTGTTATTTTTGTTTTTTGAGAAACTTAAAAATACATGATCTGCCAGCTTTGGCAACTGATTTAGCTTACTTTTTTCAAATTAACCCAGCCAAAAAATGGCTAAAGTCCAGTACCAATGGTGCCCAGTAACGGTGCAAAAGCAGGCGTTGTTGGAAAACACAATAATATTGATTCTTGTAAAAATTGGTTGATTGCTTGCGCGAAAAATTCCCTATTTTCTATAGCAGATTGTATATCTAATTTTTTAGCTGTTTTGGCTAGCGTATGGAAATTACAAGCAATTACGGGACCATACTCTGCACCACTATTTTCTACGCAATCACCTAAAGTACTCCAAATTTCTGTCGATTGTAGAATAAAATAATTTTCATATAACCATTTCCAATTAATTTTTTTTCCGGTAATTTTTTGCAAGGTGGTGGTTTCTACTGAAAATTTATTTTTCAACCATGCAAGAGTAGGAGCTAATGCTGTTTTAACTTCTAAATCACAGACTTGTAATATATCTTCAAGAAAAAAAATCTTAAGGTTAATGGGCTTCTTATAAATAGGTAATCCTGTTAATACATTTCCCACCCGTTGTAAAATTTGATGGTCAATTGTGAACACTCCAACAGTATCAAAAGTTGGGGCCAAAGGATTAACACCTGCAACAGAAATCATTCCATGAGACGGTCGATATCCTAGAATGCCGCAATTGCTGGCAGGTACTCTAACAGAACCTCCTGTATCAGTGCCTAGCGCAAAATCGACCTGGTTACATGCAACTGCCGAGGCAGATCCACTGGAGGAACCGCCTGGCACTCGGTCAGGAGCACGGGGATTTAATGGGGTGCCATAAAAAAAATTTTCACCGAGTAGACTATAGGCAAGTTCATCGGTATGGGTTTTTCCTAGGAAAGTGGCTCCAGCACCTAATAATTGTTCAACACAGATCGCATGAGTCACTGCAGGTGGGCGTGATTTTGCCCAACTTGGATTCCCACATCCAGTGACCATTCCTTTTACATCGATTAAATCTTTAACAGCAAATGTTAAACTATCTAATGAGCCGGAACGATAGGGTTCTATTGTTTCTAGAGAAATAAATGCGGAGGAATGGGTTAAATCGTCATTAGAAGTGAATTTCATAGTTTTTAATCATTTTGTGTCTGAGATCGCCACTTTAGCAATTTGCAAGGTTATACATAACGATGCATAATCCCAATCGCACAAAAGTGGCGCAACAAATTTTGAGGATATTATAAGTGATTAGTCAATTCTTAACACTACATTATGCAACCAGGCTGTGCAGTTATCTTTCTTGATTCAAAGCAAATTAAAAGCGATCAATTAAATGACTTATTCCATGACATATGAAGAAAATCCCCTGTTCCAAGAAATTGATATTTTGGCTAAAGGCATAGCCAATAACACTAAACAACACGGATTGGAGCCAATAGAACCGTTTGCATTCTTTATCCGTGATAGAAACAATGTAATCAAAGGCGGATGTAATGGCAATATCGGATATAATTGGCTCTATATCGATCAACTGTGGATAGATGAACAGCTGAGAGGAAAAGGTTATGGTACGAAATTAATGCGAGCTGCTGAAAAGTTAGGATTAGAGAAAAAATGTTTGTCTGGCGCAGTCAACACAACCAGCTGGGAAGCACTCGATTTATATAAAAAACTGGGTTATCGGGTTGAGCTTGAGCGGCATGGCTTGCCGAAAAATTCCATATTTTATTTTTTAAGAAAAGAACTTAAATAGAATATTATTTGCCTTTCCCGTAGTGCCAATACAGCAATTCAACAATTAATATGAAAATAATTATAACCACAACAATGAGTTTTATGCACTAACTTCAAAAAATAATGTATCCATGGGAGTAAATCAGCATGGATTAACTATTATCGAAGAAGATTCCCCACTTCCACCCAATGCAAATAAAAATAGAAGATTTCAGCAACCAGAAAATGGCACAGCTGAGGGGATGATTAAATACGGTATCTTGCAAAACTTTAATACTGTTGATGAAATACTGCCTTTTTATCTAAAATATTTAGTGTTGCCGATCCTCATTTTTACCAGATTGCTGATGGCAAAAAGATATTGACCGTTGAAGTTGCCTATGGTGATAACAATCTAGATCCGACGCGCAAATTTACCTACAAGGTTTTATCCAAGCAAGGTAATTACTTTGCCCATACTAACCATTATTTGACTCAAGAATACCTTCCGTTAAATAGCTTAAAATCTAACCCAGACTCTTCTGATAGTTCAAAAAATAGGCTGAAAAAATGGAGATTTAAATAACTCGTATATTAATTTCAGAATGCTAAATTCAATAACGACTGACAGTCAAGGCAAGCAATTAATAAAGTACCAAGAATTACCTTCCAGTTTGGCTAAATTGTTCTCAGAGGCTAGCCCAAAGTTCGTTGAACGTGAATTTATAAGGAATCCCCCTATGAATGGCATTTGTGGCTAAAAGCCCCCAAAGTGTGCTCTACCCGACCTTTAATAAAAGCTGCAGCCCCAACGTTTAAACCTCTTCCTTAAAACATCTTCCTTAAAACACATCTTCCTTAAAACATTGACCCATCGGTTTCAAGCATGTTATAATAAAGAAGTTTAAACATTATCAATTTAGGTACATCATGATTTTAGCCGCTTAGCTACATACAACTCTGCATAACGGGTCAACATCCCTAACTTTGGGGATTTGTTTATCTTATGTATTTTTTTGTATGAGGTTACAAAATGGCTAAATTTCTTTCTTCACCTTCGAAGTCAGCTAAAAATCTATTCTGGTTTCCAATCTTTTTATTTCTGTATAGCTTTACTGGTAATGTCTCCAATGACATTTACATGCCGAGCATGCCCAGTTTAGTGCATATTTTTAATACCAACGCGCATTTTGTACAAATGAGTTTGGCACTGTGGTTTTTAGGTGCTGCCGTACCCCAATTGCTGATGGGGCCCCTTGCTGATCGTTATGGGCGGCGCATGGTGTTGTTTGCGGGTGGTTTGATATTTTTATTATCAACCTTCATTTGCGCAATAAGCAATCACGTTGGATATTTAATTTTGGCACGCTTTTTTCAAGGTGTGGGTGTTTGCAGTTTAACGGTAGTCAGCTTCATAGTGATTCATGAGCTATTTAGCGGTCACCAGTGCGTTCGCTTGCTATCGTTGCTAAATATATGTAATTCTGCCGCTCCTTTATTGGGGCCATTAATAGGCGGCTATATATTTTTACTATTAGGCTGGCGCGCAAATTTCTTTCTTGTATTCGTATTAGGTTTGATAGGTCTTATAGGCTTGTGGAAATGGATGCCTGAAAGCAAAAGCACTTTGGATTTAACTGCTCTGCATCCGCGCATTTTATGGACGACGTATTGGAGCCTTTTAAAAAATCGGATGTTTATTCGCCATCTGTTAGCTTATGGACTATTTTTTGGCGGGATAATTGCTTATTTATCAGGCGCGCCGTTTGTCATTATCAACTTACTAAAAATACCCGCACAATATTTTGGTGTGACTCAATTGGCCGTATTTGGCGCTTTTATCGTCACATCTTTGTTGGTTGATAAATTAGTCAAACACTACCGTACAGATCGAGTGATTTTACTGGGATCAATTCTCATTGTATTAGCTGCTGTGGCTATGTTGTTAGTGAGTTTTATTTATTCACAGAATCTTTACGGATTTGTAGGAACTATGATGTTATATGCCGCTGGATTCGGATTGGCGAGCAGTCCACTTGCGAAAGAAACCTTGTCTGCAAGTCCGAATTCAGGTGGTTTTGCTGCGGCAATGTTGGGATTTAGCATGACTGGGTTTAGTAGTCTGGGCAGTTTTGCTGTTGGGGTCGTGTATAATCAAACCATTGCTTCAGTAGCAGCAGTGATTTTAGTTATGTCTTTAATGGCGCTACTGTTTTACGCTAGCTTTTATAAAAAAACACGACATGACATTCAAATTGATTAAAGTGAAAAATTAGCCGCTGGCGCGAAACTCAAACTAGAAGCTGTCTCTAGATTGTCATCCTGAGCGTAAGCGAAGGATGACAGCTAAAATATTTTTGAGACAGCTTCTAATTAAAACTGACCATAACATAAATATCCAGCTGTTATAATCAAAATTAATCCCATAATGAAATTGAAGACTCGTAGGCGAAAATAATCTTTTAATAAATATGACACTTTATCACCCAAGACTGCCCAAATACTAAGTGCAATATAACATACAATAAAATATATCAGGGTAAATGTTAACAATGCATTATAGCTTTCTTGACTTACGAAGATTGAAGCGCCAGATACGCAAGCAATCCATGCTTTAGGATTCACCCATTGAAGCAAAAGACCTTCGTAAAATTTAGGAACATCTTTTTTGCATAATTCCAACTTTGGTTTAGAAGAAGCAATTTTGTATCCGATATAAATAATATATAAAGAGCCCGCGATCGCTAAATAAGTCAGAAAAGATGGATAGGCATTAATAAACTGTGAAAATCCAAATCCAATAAAAAGCAACAATAAGGTAAAGCCTACAGTTGCCCCAAACACATAAGGGATAGTTTTCTTTGCTCCATGGTTAATGCCGGAGGAAAGAATAATCATATTCACCGGTCCTGGCGTAATTGACATGACCAAAGAAAATGAAAACATGCTAAAAAGTTTCATCGTTATTTTCTCGAAAACTATCTTAATAATCCCAAGCTACCGGTAAATTTATTGACGACTTTTATCTCGCCATACAGCGCTAATCCTAGATACTCTAAATACTCAATTGGAGTATTTTCATATTGATGGACATAGTCTGCATAGCTTTTAGTGCTTTGAGTTGCCGTAATTAAGTCAATCACTATTAAATCTGGTTCATAGACCTTCATTGCTTGGCGCATTTCCTTAAGTGCCAAGCCATTACTTTTTAAAATGGGGATGGCCATCGTCGTTATGCCATGATGGTTATCTCCCGCATTATCTTTGTGA
This window harbors:
- a CDS encoding DUF2000 domain-containing protein codes for the protein MNNKDLASNKCVIVIDQSLPVGVIANTAAVLSINIGKIIPEIVGHDHKDNAGDNHHGITTMAIPILKSNGLALKEMRQAMKVYEPDLIVIDLITATQSTKSYADYVHQYENTPIEYLEYLGLALYGEIKVVNKFTGSLGLLR
- a CDS encoding LysE family translocator, producing the protein MKLFSMFSFSLVMSITPGPVNMIILSSGINHGAKKTIPYVFGATVGFTLLLLFIGFGFSQFINAYPSFLTYLAIAGSLYIIYIGYKIASSKPKLELCKKDVPKFYEGLLLQWVNPKAWIACVSGASIFVSQESYNALLTFTLIYFIVCYIALSIWAVLGDKVSYLLKDYFRLRVFNFIMGLILIITAGYLCYGQF
- a CDS encoding amidase family protein; this encodes MKFTSNDDLTHSSAFISLETIEPYRSGSLDSLTFAVKDLIDVKGMVTGCGNPSWAKSRPPAVTHAICVEQLLGAGATFLGKTHTDELAYSLLGENFFYGTPLNPRAPDRVPGGSSSGSASAVACNQVDFALGTDTGGSVRVPASNCGILGYRPSHGMISVAGVNPLAPTFDTVGVFTIDHQILQRVGNVLTGLPIYKKPINLKIFFLEDILQVCDLEVKTALAPTLAWLKNKFSVETTTLQKITGKKINWKWLYENYFILQSTEIWSTLGDCVENSGAEYGPVIACNFHTLAKTAKKLDIQSAIENREFFAQAINQFLQESILLCFPTTPAFAPLLGTIGTGL
- a CDS encoding multidrug effflux MFS transporter, giving the protein MAKFLSSPSKSAKNLFWFPIFLFLYSFTGNVSNDIYMPSMPSLVHIFNTNAHFVQMSLALWFLGAAVPQLLMGPLADRYGRRMVLFAGGLIFLLSTFICAISNHVGYLILARFFQGVGVCSLTVVSFIVIHELFSGHQCVRLLSLLNICNSAAPLLGPLIGGYIFLLLGWRANFFLVFVLGLIGLIGLWKWMPESKSTLDLTALHPRILWTTYWSLLKNRMFIRHLLAYGLFFGGIIAYLSGAPFVIINLLKIPAQYFGVTQLAVFGAFIVTSLLVDKLVKHYRTDRVILLGSILIVLAAVAMLLVSFIYSQNLYGFVGTMMLYAAGFGLASSPLAKETLSASPNSGGFAAAMLGFSMTGFSSLGSFAVGVVYNQTIASVAAVILVMSLMALLFYASFYKKTRHDIQID
- a CDS encoding GNAT family N-acetyltransferase; amino-acid sequence: MTYEENPLFQEIDILAKGIANNTKQHGLEPIEPFAFFIRDRNNVIKGGCNGNIGYNWLYIDQLWIDEQLRGKGYGTKLMRAAEKLGLEKKCLSGAVNTTSWEALDLYKKLGYRVELERHGLPKNSIFYFLRKELK